One region of Pygocentrus nattereri isolate fPygNat1 chromosome 14, fPygNat1.pri, whole genome shotgun sequence genomic DNA includes:
- the slc6a16a gene encoding sodium-dependent neutral amino acid transporter B(0)AT2 isoform X1 — MPSMYPSAMEKPPLPGDEDGPGLEESHSTVALMSEGGAESVEAREGGEDRPAWDSKLQYVLAQVGFSVGLGNVWRFPYLCHQNGGGAFMVLYVMLLLVVGVPLFFMELAAGQSIRQGSIGVWKHISPRLAGIGYSSCMVCFFVALYYNVIIAWSLFYLGNSFQYPLPWQHCPVELSSNQTVKECAASSPTSYFWFRKALDISDSLDQSGEFNPIITGCLLAAWAIVCLAMSKGIKSSAKVMYFSSVFPYAVLFCFLIRGLMLDGAIEGITYMFYPKLEIWGEVQVWRQAATQVFFALGLGYGSVIAYSSYNPVHNNCHRDAIMVSTINFMTSVLASLVVFVVLGFRAKNIALECVAVNVGRLMEMAASGLSQQWWPWFNISDPKSIDLQEYRQWYSQYGSLLPNITDCDLEREMNKGVEGTGLAFIAFTEAMALFPASPFWSALFFLMLLNLGLSTMFGTMQGILTPLMDNFRLLGRHKTILTVFSCVLGFLIGLLFTQRSGNYFVTIFDDYSATLPLIIVVIFETVSVAWIYGADRFLDDVAVMLHWRPPVVYKFMWKYVCLLAMVGLLTASVLQIVFKWPTYTAWNHTTGSETSLEYPGWALVMLSVLIVTASLPVPVGYLYYLITQRQDQPEEAGMTEQQRERYSKCYSTEPELSNHLPMLNEAGSRPHSTFLPLGMDHYRPLPQQEDEDEDEEEDTEL, encoded by the exons ATGCCCTCCATGTACCCTTCTGCT ATGGAGAAGCCCCCGTTGCCTGGTGACGAGGATGGTCCTGGGCTGGAGGAGAGCCACTCTACAGTGGCTCTGATGTCAGAAGGTGGGGCAGAGTCTGTTGAGGCAAGGGAAGGTGGTGAGGATCGCCCAGCATGGGACAGTAAATTGCAGTATGTCCTCGCTCAGGTGGGCTTCAGCGTAGGCTTGGGCAACGTGTGGAGATTTCCCTACCTTTGCCACCAGAATGGAGGAG GGGCGTTCATGGTCTTGTATGTGATGTTGTTGCTGGTGGTGGGAGTTCCTCTCTTCTTCATGGAGCTGGCCGCTGGTCAGAGTATCCGACAGGGCAGCATTGGAGTCTGGAAACACATCTCACCTCGCCTTGCCGGCATAGGCTACTCCAGCTGCATG gtATGTTTCTTTGTGGCTCTGTACTATAACGTTATCATTGCCTGGTCTCTATTTTACTTGGGGAACTCCTTTCAGTACCCATTACCATGGCAACACTGTCCTGTGGAACTAAGCAGCAACCAGACAG tGAAGGAGTGTGCTGCTAGCTCACCCACCTCTTATTTCTGGTTCCGTAAGGCTCTTGATATCTCTGACTCTCTCGATCAGTCTGGAGAGTTTAACCCCATCATAACTGGCTGCCTGCTGGCTGCTTGGGCTATAGTCTGTCTGGCTATGAGCAAGGGCATCAAGTCCTCTGCCAAG GTGATGTACTTCTCCTCAGTTTTCCCATATGCTGTGCTGTTCTGCTTCCTCATCAGAGGACTGATGCTGGATGGAGCCATTGAAGGAATCACCTACATGTTTTATCCTAAA tTAGAGATCTGGGGGGAGGTGCAGGTATGGCGGCAAGCAGCCACTCAAGTTTTCTTTGCTCTTGGTTTGGGCTACGGCTCCGTAATCGCTTACTCTTCATACAACCCTGTTCACAACAACTGTCACCGTGATGCCATCATGGTCTCTACTATCAACTTCATGACATCAGTCCTGGCCTCGCTTGTCGTCTTTGTGGTGCTTGGCTTCCGAGCTAAGAACATCGCCCTGGAGTGTGTTGCAGT aaatgtgggAAGGCTGATGGAGATGGCAGCTTCAGGCTTGTCTCAGCAGTGGTGGCCGTGGTTCAACATATCTGATCCCAAATCCATTGACCTGCAGGAGTACAGGCAGTGGTACAGCCAATACGGCAGCCTGCTGCCAAACATCACTGACTGCGACCTGGAGAGAGAAATGAACAAG GGAGTGGAAGGGACTGGTTTAGCATTCATAGCATTCACAGAGGCAATGGCACTGTTCCCTGCCAGTCCATTCTGGTCAGCTctgttcttcctcatgctgCTTAATCTGGGGCTGTCCACCATGTTCGGCACCATGCAGGGCATCCTTACTCCACTCATGGACAACTTTAGACTGCTGGGCCGCCACAAGACCATACTCACag TGTTTAGCTGTGTCCTGGGCTTTCTGATAGGGCTGCTCTTCACACAGCGCAGTGGCAACTATTTTGTGACCATTTTTGATGATTATTCTGCCACTTTACCTCTGATTATCGTCGTTATCTTTGAGACAGTCAGTGTGGCATGGATCTACGGGGCAGATCG ATTTCTGGATGATGTAGCAGTGATGCTGCATTGGCGCCCCCCTGTGGTTTATAAGTTCATGTGGAAGTATGTATGCCTGCTGGCTATGGTGGGTCTGCTGACTGCTAGTGTACTGCAAATTGTCTTCAAATGGCCAACTTATACAGCATGGAACCACACCACG GGTTCTGAGACTAGCCTGGAGTATCCTGGATGGGCGTTGGTGATGCTGTCTGTGCTCATAGTCACCGCCTCTCTCCCAGTGCCTGTAGGATACCTGTATTATCTGATAACCCAGAGGCAAGATCAACCAGAAGAAGCAGGCATGACTGAGCAGCAAAGAGAACGGTACTCCAAATGCTATTCAACTGAGCCTGAACTCAGCAACCACCTCCCCATGTTGAACGAGGCCGGCAGCCGGCCGCACTCCACCTTCCTGCCACTGGGAATGGATCACTATAGGCCCCTCCCACAGCAGgaagatgaggatgaggatgaggaagaggacACAGAACTGTAA
- the slc6a16a gene encoding sodium-dependent neutral amino acid transporter B(0)AT2 isoform X2 — MEKPPLPGDEDGPGLEESHSTVALMSEGGAESVEAREGGEDRPAWDSKLQYVLAQVGFSVGLGNVWRFPYLCHQNGGGAFMVLYVMLLLVVGVPLFFMELAAGQSIRQGSIGVWKHISPRLAGIGYSSCMVCFFVALYYNVIIAWSLFYLGNSFQYPLPWQHCPVELSSNQTVKECAASSPTSYFWFRKALDISDSLDQSGEFNPIITGCLLAAWAIVCLAMSKGIKSSAKVMYFSSVFPYAVLFCFLIRGLMLDGAIEGITYMFYPKLEIWGEVQVWRQAATQVFFALGLGYGSVIAYSSYNPVHNNCHRDAIMVSTINFMTSVLASLVVFVVLGFRAKNIALECVAVNVGRLMEMAASGLSQQWWPWFNISDPKSIDLQEYRQWYSQYGSLLPNITDCDLEREMNKGVEGTGLAFIAFTEAMALFPASPFWSALFFLMLLNLGLSTMFGTMQGILTPLMDNFRLLGRHKTILTVFSCVLGFLIGLLFTQRSGNYFVTIFDDYSATLPLIIVVIFETVSVAWIYGADRFLDDVAVMLHWRPPVVYKFMWKYVCLLAMVGLLTASVLQIVFKWPTYTAWNHTTGSETSLEYPGWALVMLSVLIVTASLPVPVGYLYYLITQRQDQPEEAGMTEQQRERYSKCYSTEPELSNHLPMLNEAGSRPHSTFLPLGMDHYRPLPQQEDEDEDEEEDTEL, encoded by the exons ATGGAGAAGCCCCCGTTGCCTGGTGACGAGGATGGTCCTGGGCTGGAGGAGAGCCACTCTACAGTGGCTCTGATGTCAGAAGGTGGGGCAGAGTCTGTTGAGGCAAGGGAAGGTGGTGAGGATCGCCCAGCATGGGACAGTAAATTGCAGTATGTCCTCGCTCAGGTGGGCTTCAGCGTAGGCTTGGGCAACGTGTGGAGATTTCCCTACCTTTGCCACCAGAATGGAGGAG GGGCGTTCATGGTCTTGTATGTGATGTTGTTGCTGGTGGTGGGAGTTCCTCTCTTCTTCATGGAGCTGGCCGCTGGTCAGAGTATCCGACAGGGCAGCATTGGAGTCTGGAAACACATCTCACCTCGCCTTGCCGGCATAGGCTACTCCAGCTGCATG gtATGTTTCTTTGTGGCTCTGTACTATAACGTTATCATTGCCTGGTCTCTATTTTACTTGGGGAACTCCTTTCAGTACCCATTACCATGGCAACACTGTCCTGTGGAACTAAGCAGCAACCAGACAG tGAAGGAGTGTGCTGCTAGCTCACCCACCTCTTATTTCTGGTTCCGTAAGGCTCTTGATATCTCTGACTCTCTCGATCAGTCTGGAGAGTTTAACCCCATCATAACTGGCTGCCTGCTGGCTGCTTGGGCTATAGTCTGTCTGGCTATGAGCAAGGGCATCAAGTCCTCTGCCAAG GTGATGTACTTCTCCTCAGTTTTCCCATATGCTGTGCTGTTCTGCTTCCTCATCAGAGGACTGATGCTGGATGGAGCCATTGAAGGAATCACCTACATGTTTTATCCTAAA tTAGAGATCTGGGGGGAGGTGCAGGTATGGCGGCAAGCAGCCACTCAAGTTTTCTTTGCTCTTGGTTTGGGCTACGGCTCCGTAATCGCTTACTCTTCATACAACCCTGTTCACAACAACTGTCACCGTGATGCCATCATGGTCTCTACTATCAACTTCATGACATCAGTCCTGGCCTCGCTTGTCGTCTTTGTGGTGCTTGGCTTCCGAGCTAAGAACATCGCCCTGGAGTGTGTTGCAGT aaatgtgggAAGGCTGATGGAGATGGCAGCTTCAGGCTTGTCTCAGCAGTGGTGGCCGTGGTTCAACATATCTGATCCCAAATCCATTGACCTGCAGGAGTACAGGCAGTGGTACAGCCAATACGGCAGCCTGCTGCCAAACATCACTGACTGCGACCTGGAGAGAGAAATGAACAAG GGAGTGGAAGGGACTGGTTTAGCATTCATAGCATTCACAGAGGCAATGGCACTGTTCCCTGCCAGTCCATTCTGGTCAGCTctgttcttcctcatgctgCTTAATCTGGGGCTGTCCACCATGTTCGGCACCATGCAGGGCATCCTTACTCCACTCATGGACAACTTTAGACTGCTGGGCCGCCACAAGACCATACTCACag TGTTTAGCTGTGTCCTGGGCTTTCTGATAGGGCTGCTCTTCACACAGCGCAGTGGCAACTATTTTGTGACCATTTTTGATGATTATTCTGCCACTTTACCTCTGATTATCGTCGTTATCTTTGAGACAGTCAGTGTGGCATGGATCTACGGGGCAGATCG ATTTCTGGATGATGTAGCAGTGATGCTGCATTGGCGCCCCCCTGTGGTTTATAAGTTCATGTGGAAGTATGTATGCCTGCTGGCTATGGTGGGTCTGCTGACTGCTAGTGTACTGCAAATTGTCTTCAAATGGCCAACTTATACAGCATGGAACCACACCACG GGTTCTGAGACTAGCCTGGAGTATCCTGGATGGGCGTTGGTGATGCTGTCTGTGCTCATAGTCACCGCCTCTCTCCCAGTGCCTGTAGGATACCTGTATTATCTGATAACCCAGAGGCAAGATCAACCAGAAGAAGCAGGCATGACTGAGCAGCAAAGAGAACGGTACTCCAAATGCTATTCAACTGAGCCTGAACTCAGCAACCACCTCCCCATGTTGAACGAGGCCGGCAGCCGGCCGCACTCCACCTTCCTGCCACTGGGAATGGATCACTATAGGCCCCTCCCACAGCAGgaagatgaggatgaggatgaggaagaggacACAGAACTGTAA